aaagtattaaatttgcatGAAGTATGCGCGGCAAGAGgctgaataactcaatatcccGCCATcggatttcgatgattctttttttaatgacaaattagttagtgttcttcagattcactaaaaatcacaaaataaaaaaaatttttaacagaaaagaaaaccgacttcaaaagaaaaacttttccaaaacaaattaatatgcacttaaaagaataacgataatataatgtagttaaaattattgttatttttggtgtcggtgtcagccaagctaatgtagcaaactgttctgttagagttgtttccttggccgacaccgactctaaaaataataataatttcaactacattatattatcgttattttttactttttagtgcatataatatataatttgttttggaaaattttttctattgaagtcggttttctttgtgttaaaagtttttttttatctactgGCAAGGTTGACTAGACCTGTGTCTGTCAGCACTTTCTTACAGCATCTACGttgtaaagtaaaataaattttctcctTTCTATGTTAAATATGATCGTGAATCATTAGCGACTGAACTAGCCGAATTTCGAGACAAGCTCTATGAAGAGGCAATAGAAAAAGCGAAGTCTCTCTGCGAAAAATAGGATATTGATACAACAATACGTGTAAGAAGAGGCCGCAATGCCCGGAGAATTGGCTAGAGATAAATAATAGATATCTTTTGAACTAATTCTAGATGAtcatatacatttcaaaatctaGTCTTGTTTTCTCAACTACATTTTTTGTCCCAAATTTAAAGTCTAGCTCGAGCCTatgagtttatttatttattaatttgcgagtatattttacatataatatgatATGGTTTTCGAATAGGGGAAGGGGGTCACAAAAATTGTAATGTGCCACGGGCCCGAGTTAAACTCGATACGCCAAATGTATTTCGTTTTTCgacaatattttatacaaaattaatatttaagaaatttaaaaaaagtattcttaAAGAGGAGAAAATTTCCTATAAGAAATCCCCAATCGAGGCACTCTATCTCCATTGTTTATAGTTTCAATTTAACTCTGAAAATGTGCCTTTTACGTCATTTATAGGTTGTTGTAGTAGCGACAAAAATGAGtatctcacactaaataattttgttaaggttttaaatattttggccCTTTGTTTCTGAAAACCGGAGAAATTAGGAGTAATATAAGTGTCAATGTTCAAAACCTCAggttttagatttaaattcggtgttattttttgaaaattgaactaATTGGAGGGGGGGGGAGGATATGTTTGATATCCGAATCATaggtgaaataataataaaatgatttatataaataatgcttgaaaaaaaaactactaacaACTGTTGCTATCTCTCAAAATAGGATATTTACTTTTGCGCCACCTTGTATTTTaagacataataataataatttatagctTTTACGTactatatgtattgtatatCCTTAAGGGAATGTATTTTACACACATATTGTACAATTTTGAtcaacataaatttatatttaatattatcaaaataccTATTTCAtatctatataaaattgattgacGATATTacgtgtaatattttattatcataaaaatatgttgcgTTGTGACCtagcaaatataattaataattttgtttttctttttttataggaaatcGAAAAGAATCTAGTTTAATATCATCATCAATACGTAACAAGAAaccaaaacgaaatattttaccAATATCACATTtcgatgaatatttatttacaattgtaCAAAAAGCTTGGAATACACCAACTACAACGACATCCACAACAATTACAAATCAACGCCATCAAAATCAAACATTTCAAcatcttttaaaacattttaaaatgaataagtaAGTATATACTTATTGTTAACatgatttcaattttgaaattaacattttagaagagacaatttaatttccattaaggatgtacgagcaccaaggaaattaaaaaaattggcagtaggtatatagtcggtgtggtactgaagtcgtgtgagtgcgacccctgtagtccacacgactaacttcccagagggggaaaaacattaaaaaaggtcttgttagccttcatggattattcttcgaacatgtattgcagcttatgctggaacgatcattatctccatagataaataatgtgttttacccacttttcagattctgtttattcagatttttccagtttttttattaccattaaaaaacggctcaactaattctgcttaAATAcacgattacgcgtcgaataagcccattcacgtgttaatgtcataacttgttcgcgagataatcgaggcgaaagaatcagaacgaacatacaaacatatgCACTTACGATTATacgcacatacatacacacacacacagacatcccattgaaaaggtttaattcggatattgcggccttgactCCGCGGATATAtataaaactggagattttcaaaattacattaacttcccattacattaacttcctctgggaagttaaaaaaaaaacttgatttttttaatatcaagttGGAAAACGGCGaggttaagtaaaaaatgtatagtatcaaaaaatgtttaaaattgtccaaaatataaaatccaatagtttttttaaatgtttaataaagacAACATGGTGCCCGGGAGTAGAGAACTTCTGCCCGCCGCATGGGCGTAAATCAAAAAAGCACAAGCACTCAcctatatgacatttttcagtacactcagacaaacattttccaccagctcccataaaaatctactgacgaggaGAGAATTATTGGGtcaaatgcttcatttcctacagtatatatatattttcaattttgatggtgaattatgttataacttgacaatataaaacgaaaagtaaggaTAAATTTTtccgatatctggagtaattttcgatattttgaaacccaaggtagatattgaaaaattttattctttaatttcgcctacattcatgaagttataacaaaattcatcatgaaagttgaatataaagtacaaataatttcaaccctaaatctaaaattacctTGGTGCTTGTCCTACCTTACTATACCgagaatagtaaaaaaattttgcggcTCCGTTGCTATCCTCTCAAATCAATTAGataaatcaaaatatgatatttttcgtAGAAAGAAAATCTCTAAAAGCCACGCATAAATGCTCATAGCTCTTAAAAGCAGCATAGAGAATATTGTTATCCAAAATTGcgctaaatataaatttcaagcaTGGTTGGTTATTATCGcttcttatatataaatatgcagtttttaagatttttgtataataaagagttcaataataattttcgaaactgtatttagaaaaaaaatactttctatcTCATACGACCTACAAACTTGTCCAGGCAAATGGAcacatatacctacatatacaaCTAGTGTTAAATAAAATGGATTTAGGTCATCTGAAcagaatatttatgtaaaacctACATACATATAACCCTCTTATGATGTAGTCATGAACTCTCTGTTTTTACTCGgtgtcaaaatttgaaagcCAAGCGTTGAAAGTCAATTCGAATGAATAAATTGATTGATAAGGTTCCATACCAAAATAACTTTGAACTTGTAAATTTCTACAATTagaacttttataatttgaaccTTGAACAGTTAAagctttagaaaattaaatgatgATAGGGGGGACGCCACCTCAGGTTGAACACAAGGGtcaaaaaacccgcagaccctaGCTAATTTGACCCCACTAGAGGCATTGATAACCCACATATCACAGAATGAATACAAGCACAGGGTGAACGCGAGAAGTTGCGGATTGGTGCGTTCACCCTTTCTAATTTTCTAATTGATCCAGGTTCAAATTACATACCTaactttaaatttacaattttcaaaatttgtctgGTCGGGGACCGAATTTAACTAAGCAAATTTGTTTCCTCAAAGCAACAGTAAGCTTTTCTACTAATATTTATCTGAAAgcttgaatataaatattatcaaagaataaaaaacattatcaaATCTAACTTATTGACAGCAGGCATACATTTTAACAATGTGTAAAATGCACAgcaactttattaattttattcaatttaaaacaaacatacaaagtAGAGCAGTTAGTAAATTATTAAACGAAGTAAATTGGAATCGGAAACATATAAGTTCCACTTaataatgacaaaaaattttggcCAAAAAAGATCACGTGATCCACGCTTATTGGCCAAGCACTCATTACCTATCAATGTTGTAGGAGATGAAGTCACTTGGAATTTGTCAGATACTTGGAAAGTATAAATTATAGACACACCAAAATATTCGTCTGCAGATGTCACCAAATTGGCAACGATAATTTACGTTATTTATAGCTGatttatactgatgatgaccacttggtagtcgaaatacgtatttatataatacaaaaattgatctaacaATTGgggcaaaatcgaaatttatttttaaagcgttaatgtttcttttattttcaggGATGATTTAACAGCCACAACACATCAATCAACTGGAATAACGACCACAACGACAAATAACACAATTGAAATGAATGACAATAGTAAAATAACATCAACGTCATCGCCAACATGGAGCCCAATATTAACAAGGCGACGTTTATCTGTTCCAGAAATTATAATGAGAAAGTATGTaagaaaagttgtaaaaaaacatacgaattatagttaaattaatatatctccTTTTAAAAGTCCTTGTGTCCTTGTAAGTCTGTAGACCACACCGGGTAGTAAGTAACGAAAAAGAAATTGTATCCTTCGATTTCTTCTACCGTTTCAATGACGAAGCTATGATTTTCTTTAATACTAAGCTAGTCACTTAAACCTTTTACTTTATTAGTGTATTAACGTTGGCTTAGTGGCTTTATCATTGGATTTCCAAATGGAAGGACTGGGGTCCAATCCCAGGTTAGTTATATTGTTACAATAATACATATACaacttttagtttaaaaaaaattgaaaaaaggatAGATGTATTACCATAGTAACCTAATTGATTAAAACAAACTCTTACAGGAACGTAGCGGGATTTAGTTCAATTAACGTTGTTGTTTAACTTGCTGAAAAAATTCGCCAAGACTGCGTAGATCCTGCCCGACGAATTTGTTGTAGCATAATTTTTACGGGAACAGTTTTCAAAGATAAACATATCCGGCCGGCATTGAAAACATcgacaaaaattcaattattttacttaatttttgcaaaattttgtcttttctATTCAACGTTTAAAAGCGGTTTTTCAAATTGTAATTATGTGTGTTATAGATATGCGTTGACACGTTCTTCCCGTTCACGTACGAATTCAAATAATTCAGAAGAATCATTATCATCATTGTTACCAATTGAAAAGCATACAACAATGACCTACAACAATCAAATCAACAATAATCCAAATAAATGCCCATTATCGCCAAATCATAGACATATATGGAATATCAATGATAGAACATCCGGTAGCGATGGTGATTTATCAACATTATTACATTCGTCACGGGCTGTGACACGTAGTGGCCATACTGGTGGTGCACGTAATAATATACGTGCGTCATGTATTGTTGATAATAACACATCACAAATACATAAATCGACGTTATTACGGCGATTCTGGAGTAAAGAAAAAGAACTGCAACGGAATCATTCTGTCGATGTAATTTATTCATCATCATCGGCGTTATCACCAACATTCACCAAAAAATTATCACCAACTCGTTTTTCTCAACAACGATTAcgtgaaaatgttttattaaataatagtatACGCCGTGAGAAATTTTCAAGTACATCAGATTTAAATGATAATCATTTATCATTGCGTGTTCAACATTCTTCGCTAAGTGTTAGTCGaggtaaacaattattattatttgcttgCAGAATATGACACATCCGTACATTTGCagcaactttttcaaatttcgatctAACATAAAACACTCattcttctttttcttcttcAAAGGCTACGGATCGATACGGACGCTTAGATGCCCTTCAAGCAAACTTTCACATTTACATAGTCTTCTGTGCTCAGTTTAAGTTCGgcagattgttttttttttttttttagatttcacAAAGTGGATGTTCTTTGTTTAGGATCTGCCACATGCGTAATACTGTTTCGCATCCATATCATTGATGGATCCATAAATTTTTAGGAATAATTTCTTTCAAACTTCGAGGTACCTTATTGATGTTATATTCTAGGGCCCAGCGACATAAGTTAGAGAAGGCTTACGAGATTAAAGACCATTACACAATTTGGTAGATCTCGGCAAATATCGACATGTGTACCTACAGTTTGATAGTGACAACGATAGGCCAACTTCGCTTGCCCAGTAATGTTCTTCCATTTATTCGGTTTGTCTTGATTAGCCTGAGAACAGTTTTCTGGCTCCTGTCAATAGTCACCACGTTAGGGAACTTTTTTATGATCCAAGTATCAGTAATTACGCTTTTGCCAAATGTAAAATCAATTCTATAATGTTCCgtgataataatcataaattttatttgtcttaagatataaaattttatacaaaggaTCTTCCAGCCATTCTCTAAAGACTGATTtacattgaaacaaaaaattcatacatatgatttgaaacaaaacaaaggctatattaaaacataaataaatcctCCCCAGTGTTTAAATTGCAAACGGTACAAACAGCTTCTGTGTTAATGAAATATACGAATTTATTTAGTGTCAGTCTGAGTCTGTTTTTTTCGCAAGTACGGAATGGACATACCATTCGTAAAAATGAAATTGGCAAGTTTGACATTAAGTATGCTTGAGTATcccattgaaattgaaaattatgataaatgagGCTGTAGCTACAAGATTTGGCTCTTTCAACGTCCTTCCAATATAAAGAATTTGCATAATCATCAGTAAAGCAGTTTATTTTGTGAAATGATAAATCGCTGTCCAATAAAGTCAGTTCCAAGTTATTATTTGACAAAGAAAATTCAGATACGATAGTCAATTATACTTATTTGTAGACATACCttcaatatcattatttaaaaaattaatgagacggcggaaacaaatttttggtagcctacagttatttaaactatttacaCTTTTCCAGAACAACAGAGTGGTACGCAATGCTTAAACTGAAACGGGACGGTGACTAGTTTCTAAGCAGATAATGTAGTTGGGAGTAATTCTGGGTAATTGGAGTAATATTTTAAAGGAATTTGTTTGGACTGACACAATTTCATTAAAGTATCACTCAAAAAGCTGACATCTTGCTGACCATGATACACATTTTGAATTTGCCAATGTAGTCATTACTGCACCCGTGGCAATTTTAGCCTTCCGAACGAAGTGAAAGGCAGTTTCGGAAAACAATGTGGAACTAGAAAGATACCCCAAAGTAGTTAAATTTGTTGACAACTTCAATATTATCAGTCCCGCATCTAAATACCTCTCTTTTACTGACTTTTCCGCCTTTTCGGAACTTTTGACTTTGTGCAGTTAATTGTCAATTAATTAATGCGCATAGTCATTCAAAACCTCGAGCTTTCTGTTTAGATAGTAATGGCTGTTGCCCAGAATTACCAAATTGTCCGTATAAAATAGTAATCATAAATTATTcgtgatatttttatactatcaAAAGCCGCATGTACggatgtattatattatttactaatattcTTGGTTTTCTTCCAAATTAGTGAGGAGCAAAGTCTAGATCTAGTAAGTGTAAAACATTTGCACTACATAATCTTGCAAGAGTGTAAGTGTATCGATACACTTGCAAAACAAAGACTTTTTTCGTTACAAATTCGAatctttagaaatttttttaaatttaatatttcaggtTGTGGGGGaacaaatacaacaaattcAACACCAAATATTTCCACAATACTTGAACCCCATCACCATCAACATGAAGAACGTTCATTATGTTGTTCATCAAATGTTACCACCGCAAATAATATGGATCGATTATCATCAATCGGCGATTATCatcattataataacaataacactGAAAATCATACAAATGATAATaatcatgttttattattaccagaaaaaatcgaaaacattaGCAAAAATATTGTGGGATATgatgataaaacaataaatgtgTTAACAGGTAGTGTTTATAAACCAATTGAAGCAGATACCAACGATACGTTAATACCCCGTTATTCCGCAATCCCACGTACACAATCTATGGAAGTAGAAATCGATAGAACACCAACACCAATCACATCTGGTGCTGAACAATCATCAACGGAATATCATACATCAGCAGCGGAAGATTCTGATGAAATAATAAGTTTGGTTGATAGTTTAGAAGATGCAACATCACCAAGACTATTACATCAAAcatatagaaaaaatgtttcagtacCAGATCCTACCGCAAATGATAACAGTCCGtcaaaacaaaagaataaaaattatgataataaattagtGCGTGGTGATATTATTGTACCATTAATAAACGATCAAGTACAAGAACAAGTACAAAACACAACAACATCACCATTATCACCGAGGAAAAAAGGTGATGCATTCTTTTTAGATATTGATAACGACAGTATCAGTAATGTAGATgataaaattattgcaaatcGTTTACCAAAatcaattcaagaaaaaattcatcaaCGCCAAACCATTATTGCTCAACATAAACAAAAACGTCAACAACAACAATCATTCCATGTTATTTCCTCATCTACATCGACTGCATTATCagcaacaaaacaaaatgaacatgaacaacaacaacaacaacaacatgttagtaataataacaatataaccttgaaaaataataataataataacaaaataaaaaaacgtgataaattattaaaagagtTACAATTAATggattcatttaaaattgattcacatggtaatatgaaaatattaacaacaaaCAATAATGTGGTAAATAAAGAGAATAACTGGATTAAACGATCTGAGGCTAATCAACAACAACAGAATAATAACTTTAGACAACATcgttttaatgatttaaaaaataaatctgatGTAACAATAACACCAATAATAACAACTGGAGTTGATAATAACAATCCACAACAGCAGTCAAGAAATGTGGTAAATCaagcaaataaaattgtaccAACATTTGTAACACCACAGCAACCTCAAAAACGATCAATAAATGTTGATCAACATGTGATcaaacaatcaaataaaatcGTACCAACATTTGTAGCACCTCAGCAACAAAAAACAACagcaataaataacaataacaataacacaagacgaatatatcaaaaaattgataatgaccaaaataatgagaaaaaaattgaaattgttgatGTTATTGAATGTACAACAAATGATAATGCTGATGATAAATATGtaccaacaacaacaaaaaatactgatgatgataatttaaaaaggaaatgtacaaataataaactttttaaatcaaaaataccaATACCAGTTTTACCAACACAACAACAATCATTACCATCAACATCAACTTCATACTGTTTAGATTGTAATGAATCAGGAGAACATGAACAAGatagtgaaaataatatacgTTTAGATCAAAAACCAATAAATATAATGCGTGCAGTTGTTGCACCATCAATTATTagtgaaaataattcaaatgttGATCGTTTAATTGCtggtatattaataaataatattaatgatacaacaaaaacaacaattaaaCATCAACAATTTGAAACGATACCGGAAGaagataatattgaaaataaaaataaagatatgaataaaaatcaaaaattatatcgtacACATGTTACATTAATAATGTCCAAAACACCAGAACAACAGCAATGTAATGataatataacaataacaacaacaacagcaaatAATGAACAACAACAAACGCAATGTTCatgtaattgtaataataaacgGGACGTGAAAAATGTTGGCACAAATACTGActcaatcaaaaaaaatattggcacatcaacaacaacaacagttATAAAACCAACAATAACAAGAACAAGAACAAATATTGTTAAAGATATCGGTGTAAATacgattgataaaaaaaatattgttaaacatTCATGTATTATCAAaccaacaaataataaaaaagttgtaaataagACAATACAAACAATTAACATGTGTGATAGTGGTACGCAAacaatacaacaacaacaacaagacaAAATTGTATCAAAACAAACACAAACAATTGAAGCCACATCATCATCATCCACTTCATTAATAAtaccaataaataaaacaacaagaacaacaacaataaaTCAACAACATGGACAAGATtgtttagttaataaaattgtatcaaCAGAAACACAAACTAATGAACAAACCTCATCGTCAACATCATTGATAATACcattgaaacaaacaaaaacaacaacgaCAACAATCAATCATCAACATAACAATGATgaagtttatcaattaaaattggaTCATCAAGAAAACATATGTGATCATGAACATAAAATTGTACATCAACAACATGGTGGTGAATCATCTTGCGAATCAACAACAACGACAGCAGCGGAAGTAGCGCCAgtagtaataaaaaaaggtactaattgtattaataataaagcaACCacctagttttaaaaaattatttcacacaaATTGATCACaatatgttaataaaacacatcaccattttattttattttgcaaaatgtatgcacgaaaaaaaaaaactgagttgGATTTAACAAAAGTATTATTGCACATGCGCTGCTACACTCATTTgtacacataataaatatatatcgttGCTCACTGGAGTGAGATTAATGATATAGCTTTTGTTTGATTTCAACATAGGCTGCATTCGAGTTCAGGCGGGGCAGAGTGAAAGATGTTATGAAAGAGAACGTGGTGTTATAGTTCAACAtatcacaatttaatttttattatgaaaatttgttcaaaattgcCCCGTACAGATCAGCACTGAAAACACGTAGTCGAACGCTCAATTATAAAGA
This genomic interval from Chrysoperla carnea chromosome 1, inChrCarn1.1, whole genome shotgun sequence contains the following:
- the LOC123294543 gene encoding probable serine/threonine-protein kinase DDB_G0282963 — protein: MSSVNNVYDTNQYIHQNNIHNKKSPIQLPSWITRRHTGTCSTNNNRISTHSPDEYSKKIIEQCSKQIPPQHQHQTTTKACDVMRLSKDCWFDQNNDQLKDDVWRQLPRPERWRWRQNSFIHNHTASSTNSLIIEKKIDIHNKTTVSCEDDHNNGGDTSSCCYNGNRSGSGDSSSGRGKGGDTRGVKRRRNGLKTTRSAVSSYLKVRRRDSNTSALTIFSICEQLCRLNNHLNKKGNRKESSLISSSIRNKKPKRNILPISHFDEYLFTIVQKAWNTPTTTTSTTITNQRHQNQTFQHLLKHFKMNKDDLTATTHQSTGITTTTTNNTIEMNDNSKITSTSSPTWSPILTRRRLSVPEIIMRKYALTRSSRSRTNSNNSEESLSSLLPIEKHTTMTYNNQINNNPNKCPLSPNHRHIWNINDRTSGSDGDLSTLLHSSRAVTRSGHTGGARNNIRASCIVDNNTSQIHKSTLLRRFWSKEKELQRNHSVDVIYSSSSALSPTFTKKLSPTRFSQQRLRENVLLNNSIRREKFSSTSDLNDNHLSLRVQHSSLSVSRGCGGTNTTNSTPNISTILEPHHHQHEERSLCCSSNVTTANNMDRLSSIGDYHHYNNNNTENHTNDNNHVLLLPEKIENISKNIVGYDDKTINVLTGSVYKPIEADTNDTLIPRYSAIPRTQSMEVEIDRTPTPITSGAEQSSTEYHTSAAEDSDEIISLVDSLEDATSPRLLHQTYRKNVSVPDPTANDNSPSKQKNKNYDNKLVRGDIIVPLINDQVQEQVQNTTTSPLSPRKKGDAFFLDIDNDSISNVDDKIIANRLPKSIQEKIHQRQTIIAQHKQKRQQQQSFHVISSSTSTALSLQLMDSFKIDSHGNMKILTTNNNVVNKENNWIKRSEANQQQQNNNFRQHRFNDLKNKSDVTITPIITTGVDNNNPQQQSRNVVNQANKIVPTFVTPQQPQKRSINVDQHVIKQSNKIVPTFVAPQQQKTTAINNNNNNTRRIYQKIDNDQNNEKKIEIVDVIECTTNDNADDKYVPTTTKNTDDDNLKRKCTNNKLFKSKIPIPVLPTQQQSLPSTSTSYCLDCNESGEHEQDSENNIRLDQKPINIMRAVVAPSIISENNSNVDRLIAGILINNINDTTKTTIKHQQFETIPEEDNIENKNKDMNKNQKLYRTHVTLIMSKTPEQQQCNDNITITTTTANNEQQQTQCSCNCNNKRDVKNVGTNTDSIKKNIGTSTTTTVIKPTITRTRTNIVKDIGVNTIDKKNIVKHSCIIKPTNNKKVVNKTIQTINMCDSGTQTIQQQQQDKIVSKQTQTIEATSSSSTSLIIPINKTTRTTTINQQHGQDCLVNKIVSTETQTNEQTSSSTSLIIPLKQTKTTTTTINHQHNNDEVYQLKLDHQENICDHEHKIVHQQHGGESSCESTTTTAAEVAPVVIKKGLQNDTNFIDKLNKYRRTLRNTSVPVPMPIYEEQSDSSVLLHHHHHLDNDNDNDDKRKLQIYDNDSEFGNCGNDSENATTITATTTNTNANHHKKQHKVSSVLSLNKKQQHKRYHQHYQHKFDQNNCHDKKKNNLCGWSITVSGTNNNDSKITPDLKMRLKFPTTYGKMQQQIDKRQSDSDIIPQTTTHHIPKNKFKFPCLPNVNKINQKQQSRAITTKPTKTLNIDRTITTKENISRNKRGINSIRYRPSGLRQMKSSTGKWLYTEEIKYIDPPAGSLAVLGSTISPEQKPKVMTMSERDLSWRLLHTPNSLYNRY